In one Inquilinus sp. Marseille-Q2685 genomic region, the following are encoded:
- a CDS encoding amidohydrolase family protein gives MPGFPIVDSHVHIYDPALLSYPWMDQAPSLKSRHLPDEYDRQRDGVAVDRYVFVEVDVAPAQRVEEARWVGALADPRLGALVAAAAVEDGQAVRTELDALHAATPKLRGIRRLIQGEAVDFCIRPGFVEGVRLLSEYDLSFDLCIFHPQFDAAIELVRRCPEVRFVLDHIGKPGIRDGIDRPWRDQMRALAALPNVWCKLSGVVTEADHEGWTRAQIEPYIRHTIDCFGFDRTMFGSDWPVCELASSYRRWVDTLDAILADASEAQLRQLYRDTAIAFYRLG, from the coding sequence GTGCCCGGATTTCCGATCGTGGACAGCCACGTCCATATTTATGATCCAGCCCTATTGTCCTATCCGTGGATGGATCAGGCCCCCAGCCTGAAGTCGCGCCACCTGCCGGACGAATACGACCGGCAGCGCGACGGCGTGGCGGTCGACCGCTACGTCTTCGTCGAGGTCGACGTCGCGCCGGCCCAGCGGGTCGAGGAGGCGCGCTGGGTCGGCGCGCTCGCCGATCCCCGGCTCGGCGCCCTCGTCGCCGCGGCGGCGGTCGAGGACGGCCAGGCGGTGCGGACCGAGCTCGACGCGCTGCACGCCGCCACCCCGAAGCTGCGCGGCATCCGCCGGCTGATCCAGGGCGAGGCGGTGGATTTCTGCATCCGGCCCGGCTTCGTCGAAGGCGTGCGGCTCCTGTCGGAATACGACCTGTCCTTCGACCTCTGCATCTTCCATCCGCAGTTCGACGCCGCGATCGAACTGGTGCGCCGCTGCCCGGAGGTCCGCTTCGTCCTGGACCATATCGGCAAGCCTGGGATCCGGGACGGCATCGACCGGCCCTGGCGCGACCAGATGCGGGCCCTGGCGGCGCTGCCGAATGTCTGGTGCAAGCTGTCGGGTGTGGTTACCGAAGCCGATCACGAGGGCTGGACCCGGGCGCAGATCGAGCCCTACATACGTCATACGATTGACTGCTTCGGCTTCGACCGCACCATGTTCGGCAGCGACTGGCCCGTCTGCGAGCTGGCCTCCAGCTATCGCCGCTGGGTCGACACGCTGGACGCCATCCTCGCGGATGCGTCGGAAGCGCAGCTGCGGCAGCTCTATCGCGACACCGCCATCGCCTTCTACCGGCTCGGCTGA
- a CDS encoding HAD family hydrolase → MSTADIRGILFDKDGTLIDYEATWLPLNREAALFAAAGDPELALRLLEVGGADPHTGVVRADSLFAAGATPEIAAAWIAAGSPYGLDLLVPEMDRIFRSATTAVIRPTVADPAGLFRRLRDRGLKLGVASSDGEVAIRGTLAMFGLLDLVDFIAGYDSGHGHKPNPGMVYGFCDATGLPPGAVLMVGDNRHDMAMGRAAGCGLCVGVLSGTGTAQTLAGLADLCLPDIGGLEDLLGGLQRA, encoded by the coding sequence ATGAGCACGGCAGACATCCGCGGCATCCTGTTCGACAAGGACGGCACGCTGATCGACTACGAGGCGACCTGGCTGCCGCTGAACCGCGAGGCCGCGCTGTTCGCGGCGGCGGGCGACCCGGAGCTGGCGCTGCGCCTGCTCGAGGTCGGCGGCGCCGACCCGCACACCGGCGTCGTCCGGGCCGACAGCCTGTTCGCCGCCGGGGCGACGCCGGAGATCGCGGCCGCCTGGATCGCCGCCGGCAGCCCCTACGGCCTCGACCTGCTGGTGCCCGAGATGGACCGCATCTTCCGCAGCGCGACCACGGCCGTGATCCGGCCGACCGTCGCCGACCCAGCCGGGCTGTTCCGGCGGCTGCGCGATCGCGGGCTGAAGCTCGGCGTGGCCTCGAGCGATGGCGAGGTCGCGATCCGCGGGACGCTGGCGATGTTCGGCCTGCTCGACCTGGTCGATTTCATCGCCGGCTATGACAGCGGCCACGGCCACAAGCCGAATCCCGGCATGGTCTACGGCTTCTGCGACGCCACCGGCCTGCCGCCCGGCGCCGTGCTGATGGTCGGCGACAACCGGCACGACATGGCGATGGGGCGCGCGGCCGGCTGCGGCCTCTGTGTCGGCGTTCTCAGCGGAACCGGCACCGCCCAGACCCTGGCCGGCCTCGCCGATCTCTGCCTGCCGGATATCGGCGGGCTGGAGGATCTTCTCGGCGGACTGCAACGGGCCTGA
- a CDS encoding alkaline phosphatase family protein, translated as MRESSGLANVLFITADQWRGDTLSAVGHPCIRTPALDALAQEATLFRRHHTVAYPCGPSRASLLTGLYPHTHRSVRNGMPLDARHTNLALEARRGGWDPLLFGYTDTSLDPRGRAPDDPARHSYEGVAPGFTPVLNLSESSRAWIADLLAKGYDVPAPGEGRDPLYDPDQSAEAAPGGFGPTRVRAEDSETAFMTDQVLRHMAVLRGRPWFVHLTYICPHPPFAAPAPWHLAYDPASVPAPLRGPSAAAEGAQHPLLAGLHRAVRLDKFLNHAEGPASALDAAGVAAVRAAYYGLASEVDHHLGRVFEFLKASGQWDDTLIVFTSDHGEQLGDHYLFGKLGYFDQSAHIPLIVRDPRPEADAGRGRQVDDFTESVDIMPTILGWLGLPVPRQCDGRSLLPFCRGERPRDWRDAAHWFYDFGNVRERVGEARLHSDQCGVQVIRDARRKYVHCTDLPPLFFDLERDPSEFEDRSRDPAYAGEMLAYAQKLLSWRMRHEDRALSHITLEGGYFEEEAR; from the coding sequence ATGCGGGAGTCCTCGGGCTTGGCCAATGTCCTGTTCATCACCGCCGACCAGTGGCGCGGTGACACGCTGTCGGCGGTGGGGCATCCCTGCATCCGCACCCCGGCGCTGGATGCCCTGGCGCAGGAGGCCACGCTGTTCCGGCGCCACCACACCGTGGCCTATCCCTGCGGCCCGTCCCGTGCCTCGCTGCTGACCGGCCTCTACCCCCACACCCATCGCAGCGTGCGCAACGGCATGCCGCTCGACGCCCGCCACACGAATCTGGCGCTGGAGGCGCGGCGCGGCGGGTGGGATCCGCTGCTGTTCGGCTACACCGACACCTCGCTCGACCCGCGCGGCCGGGCGCCGGACGACCCGGCGCGCCACAGCTACGAAGGCGTGGCCCCGGGCTTCACCCCGGTGCTGAACCTGTCCGAATCCAGCCGCGCCTGGATCGCCGACCTGCTGGCCAAGGGCTACGACGTGCCGGCGCCGGGGGAGGGGCGGGACCCGCTCTACGACCCGGACCAGTCGGCCGAGGCGGCGCCGGGCGGCTTCGGCCCGACCCGCGTGCGAGCGGAGGACAGCGAGACCGCCTTCATGACCGACCAGGTGCTGCGCCACATGGCGGTGCTGCGGGGCCGGCCCTGGTTCGTGCACCTGACCTATATCTGCCCGCACCCGCCCTTCGCCGCCCCGGCGCCCTGGCACCTGGCCTATGACCCGGCTTCGGTGCCGGCCCCGCTGCGCGGCCCGTCCGCGGCGGCGGAGGGGGCGCAGCATCCGCTCCTCGCCGGGCTGCACCGGGCGGTGCGGCTCGACAAGTTCCTGAACCATGCCGAAGGCCCGGCCTCCGCCCTCGACGCCGCCGGCGTCGCCGCGGTCCGCGCCGCCTATTACGGGCTGGCGTCCGAGGTCGACCACCATCTCGGCCGGGTGTTCGAGTTCCTGAAAGCCAGCGGCCAGTGGGACGACACGCTGATCGTCTTCACCTCCGACCATGGCGAGCAGCTCGGCGACCATTATCTCTTCGGCAAGCTCGGCTATTTCGACCAGTCGGCCCACATCCCGCTGATCGTCCGCGACCCGCGGCCGGAGGCGGATGCCGGCCGCGGCCGGCAGGTCGACGACTTCACCGAATCGGTCGACATCATGCCGACCATCCTCGGCTGGCTCGGCCTGCCCGTGCCGCGGCAGTGCGACGGCCGATCGCTGCTGCCCTTCTGCCGGGGCGAGCGGCCGCGGGATTGGCGCGACGCGGCGCACTGGTTCTACGATTTCGGCAATGTCCGGGAGCGGGTCGGCGAGGCGCGGCTGCATTCCGATCAGTGCGGCGTCCAGGTGATCCGTGACGCCCGGCGCAAATACGTGCACTGCACCGACCTGCCGCCCCTGTTCTTCGACCTGGAGCGCGACCCCAGCGAGTTCGAGGACCGCAGCCGCGACCCGGCCTATGCCGGGGAGATGCTGGCCTATGCCCAGAAGCTCCTGTCCTGGCGGATGCGGCACGAGGACCGGGCTCTCAGCCACATCACGCTCGAAGGCGGCTACTTCGAGGAAGAGGCGCGATGA
- the lysM gene encoding peptidoglycan-binding protein LysM — MGLINFIKHAGEKLFGGGEAEAATADDLKKQIQAQGLDPAGVDIKVEGDKVTVGGNVASTEVAEKIALAVGNTPGVAQVQNDLAAAAPAPESRFYTVKKGDTLSAIAKAEYGNANDYNKIFEANKPMLKHPDKIYPGQVLRIPS, encoded by the coding sequence ATGGGGCTGATCAATTTCATCAAGCATGCGGGCGAGAAGCTGTTCGGCGGCGGCGAGGCCGAGGCCGCGACGGCGGACGACCTGAAGAAGCAGATCCAGGCGCAGGGGCTCGACCCCGCCGGGGTCGACATCAAGGTCGAGGGCGACAAGGTGACGGTTGGCGGCAACGTCGCCTCCACCGAGGTGGCGGAGAAGATCGCGCTGGCGGTCGGCAACACGCCCGGGGTCGCCCAGGTGCAGAACGACCTCGCCGCCGCCGCCCCGGCGCCGGAATCGAGGTTCTACACGGTGAAGAAGGGCGACACGCTGTCGGCGATCGCCAAGGCGGAATACGGGAACGCCAACGACTACAACAAGATCTTCGAGGCCAACAAACCGATGCTAAAGCACCCGGACAAGATCTATCCGGGCCAGGTGCTGCGCATCCCGTCCTGA
- a CDS encoding heavy metal translocating P-type ATPase, with amino-acid sequence MAAANDERQGLTLRYRVEGMDCPSCVGKLQTALGRIEGVSGVEVSFATGLLAFGAQGAASDGRAVEDKIRALGFTPTAIADMAPRAPAAEEAKPWWRERKAQLVGFTGLLLAAAFVAGQIVPAEAEWAYVAAALIGLVPVGRRTLTLIRSGSPFSIETLMAVAAIGAIAIGAASEAAVVVFLFAVGELLETVAAGRARQGIRALVSLVPRTAQRERGGEANGSLTTVPVDDLAIGDIVLVRPGDRVPADGTIVDGASELDEAPITGESVPVAKAAGDAVYAGSINAGGALRLRVTRAAADNTIARIIHMVEAAQSSKAPTARFIDRFSAWYTPAAMAVAALVIAVPPLLFGGDWSVWTYRGLSLLLIACPCALVLSTPAAIASGIAAGTRRGLLLKGGAALEMLGKVKAVAFDKTGTLTVGRPQVTDIVAPGGTEAEVLAEAAAVESGSSHPLARAILEAASARKVAVPAVAEASAIAGKAVLGRVGADLLAVGSPRYAAERGPLPAGLADRVAALEAEGKTVVVLLGEAGPRGLIALRDEPREDAAAAVAALRRAGVQPVMLTGDNRRAAAAVAGTLGIAVEAELLPDDKLAAIGRLKAQGPVAMVGDGINDAPALAAASVGVAMGGGTDVALETADAALLNNRVTGVAELIGLSRATLANIHQNIAVALGLKALFLATTLFGATSLWMAILADTGATVLVTLNALRLLRLLPAVRPGAPAAVQAHGHDHAHAHGQDDEHAHDHDHDHAAARETEADDCCAHGACGSRPANVVCGACRAPNQASARFCSRCGQAMAA; translated from the coding sequence ATGGCAGCGGCGAATGACGAGCGGCAGGGCCTGACCCTCCGCTACCGGGTCGAGGGCATGGATTGCCCCAGCTGCGTCGGCAAGCTGCAGACGGCGCTGGGCCGGATCGAGGGCGTCAGCGGCGTCGAGGTCAGTTTCGCCACCGGCCTTCTGGCCTTCGGCGCGCAGGGCGCCGCCTCGGACGGCCGCGCCGTGGAGGACAAGATCCGCGCCCTCGGCTTCACCCCGACCGCGATCGCTGACATGGCGCCTCGTGCCCCGGCCGCGGAGGAGGCGAAGCCCTGGTGGCGCGAGCGCAAGGCGCAGCTGGTCGGCTTCACCGGCCTCCTGCTGGCGGCGGCCTTCGTCGCCGGGCAGATCGTCCCGGCCGAGGCCGAATGGGCCTATGTCGCCGCGGCGCTGATCGGGCTGGTGCCGGTCGGCCGCCGCACCCTGACCCTGATCCGCTCCGGCTCGCCCTTCAGCATCGAGACACTGATGGCCGTCGCCGCGATCGGCGCCATCGCCATCGGCGCGGCGTCGGAGGCGGCGGTGGTGGTGTTCCTGTTCGCCGTCGGCGAGCTCTTGGAGACCGTCGCCGCCGGCCGCGCCCGCCAGGGCATCAGGGCGCTGGTCTCGCTGGTGCCGCGCACGGCGCAGCGCGAAAGGGGGGGCGAGGCGAATGGCTCCCTGACGACCGTGCCGGTCGACGACCTGGCGATCGGCGACATCGTGCTGGTCCGCCCCGGCGACCGGGTGCCGGCCGACGGCACGATCGTCGACGGCGCGTCGGAGCTGGACGAGGCGCCGATCACCGGCGAATCCGTGCCGGTGGCCAAGGCGGCGGGCGATGCGGTCTATGCCGGCAGCATCAACGCCGGCGGCGCGTTGCGCCTGCGGGTGACGCGGGCGGCGGCGGACAACACCATCGCCCGGATCATCCACATGGTCGAGGCGGCGCAGTCCAGCAAGGCGCCGACCGCCCGCTTCATCGACCGGTTCAGCGCCTGGTACACCCCGGCCGCCATGGCCGTGGCGGCGCTGGTGATCGCGGTGCCGCCGCTGCTGTTCGGCGGCGACTGGTCGGTCTGGACCTATCGCGGCCTGTCGCTGCTGCTGATCGCCTGCCCCTGCGCCCTGGTGCTGTCGACCCCGGCGGCCATCGCCTCCGGCATCGCCGCCGGCACCCGCCGCGGCCTGCTGCTGAAGGGCGGCGCGGCGCTGGAGATGCTGGGCAAGGTCAAGGCCGTCGCCTTCGACAAGACCGGCACGCTGACCGTCGGCCGGCCCCAGGTCACCGACATCGTCGCGCCGGGCGGCACCGAGGCCGAAGTGCTGGCCGAGGCGGCGGCGGTCGAGAGCGGCTCCAGCCACCCGCTGGCCCGCGCCATCCTCGAGGCCGCGTCCGCCCGCAAGGTCGCCGTGCCGGCCGTCGCCGAGGCCTCGGCGATCGCCGGCAAGGCGGTGCTGGGCCGGGTCGGCGCCGACCTGCTGGCGGTGGGCTCGCCGCGCTATGCCGCGGAGCGCGGGCCGCTGCCGGCCGGTCTGGCCGACCGGGTGGCGGCGCTGGAGGCCGAGGGCAAGACCGTGGTCGTGCTGCTGGGCGAGGCCGGCCCGCGCGGGCTGATCGCGCTGCGCGACGAGCCGCGCGAGGACGCCGCCGCCGCGGTGGCGGCGCTGCGCCGGGCCGGGGTCCAGCCGGTGATGCTGACCGGCGACAACCGCCGCGCCGCCGCGGCCGTGGCCGGCACGCTCGGCATCGCGGTCGAGGCCGAGCTGCTGCCGGACGACAAGCTGGCGGCGATCGGCAGGCTGAAGGCGCAGGGGCCGGTCGCCATGGTCGGCGACGGCATCAACGACGCGCCGGCGCTGGCCGCGGCCTCGGTCGGCGTGGCCATGGGCGGCGGCACCGACGTGGCGCTGGAGACGGCGGATGCGGCGCTGCTGAACAACCGCGTCACCGGCGTGGCCGAGCTGATCGGCCTGTCCCGCGCCACCCTGGCCAACATCCATCAGAACATCGCCGTCGCCCTCGGCCTCAAGGCGCTGTTCCTGGCCACCACCCTGTTCGGCGCGACCTCGCTGTGGATGGCGATCCTGGCCGACACCGGCGCCACCGTGCTGGTGACGCTGAACGCGCTCAGGCTGCTGCGCCTGCTGCCCGCGGTACGGCCGGGCGCACCCGCGGCCGTCCAGGCCCATGGGCACGACCACGCGCACGCCCACGGCCAAGACGACGAGCATGCCCACGATCATGACCACGACCATGCCGCCGCGCGTGAGACGGAGGCCGACGATTGCTGCGCCCATGGCGCCTGCGGCTCCCGCCCCGCGAACGTCGTCTGCGGGGCGTGCCGGGCGCCGAACCAGGCCTCGGCCCGGTTCTGCAGCCGGTGCGGGCAGGCGATGGCGGCGTGA
- a CDS encoding helix-turn-helix domain-containing protein, with amino-acid sequence MSARGDAMPIGELARRTGCKVQTIRYYEQIGLMPEAARTLGNQRIYGRAHSDRLAFIRHSRELGFPLDAIRQLLTLADDPAQPCATADRIAQEQLAAVQARIARLEALKAELERMVEQCRHGTIGHCRVIEVLADHSHGHCLHADHLTGEEIETAA; translated from the coding sequence ATGTCCGCGCGCGGCGATGCGATGCCGATCGGCGAGCTGGCCCGCCGCACCGGCTGCAAGGTCCAGACCATCCGCTACTACGAGCAGATCGGGCTGATGCCGGAGGCGGCGCGGACCCTGGGCAACCAGCGGATCTACGGCCGGGCGCACAGCGACCGGCTGGCCTTCATCCGCCACAGCCGCGAGCTGGGCTTCCCGCTGGACGCCATCCGCCAGCTGCTGACCCTGGCCGACGACCCGGCCCAGCCCTGCGCCACCGCCGACCGGATCGCGCAGGAGCAGCTGGCGGCGGTGCAGGCCCGCATCGCCCGGCTGGAAGCGCTGAAGGCCGAGCTGGAGCGGATGGTGGAGCAGTGCCGGCATGGCACGATCGGCCATTGCCGGGTGATCGAGGTGCTGGCCGACCACAGCCACGGCCACTGCCTGCATGCCGACCACCTGACCGGCGAGGAGATCGAGACGGCGGCCTGA
- a CDS encoding LysE family translocator: MDLAVPLLSILGAIVVGAASPGPSFVFVTRTAIALSRRDGLAAALGMGVGGVVYGGLGLFGLQAILAQVEWLYLTLKVLGGLYLLWLAFALWRTADKPITVPKTAEGRPRSVRRSFTLAAVTQLSNPKAAIVYGSIFAAFLPPQVPVWTFAVLLPAIFAIEAGWYSIVALVFSADRPRALYLRWKRWFDRAAGSVMGALGIRLILGAGKV; the protein is encoded by the coding sequence ATGGATCTTGCCGTTCCGCTGCTCAGCATCCTCGGCGCCATCGTGGTCGGCGCGGCCAGCCCGGGGCCCAGCTTCGTCTTCGTCACCCGCACCGCCATCGCCCTGTCGCGCCGCGACGGGCTCGCGGCCGCGCTGGGCATGGGCGTCGGCGGGGTGGTCTATGGCGGGCTCGGCCTGTTCGGCCTACAGGCGATCCTGGCCCAGGTGGAATGGCTGTACCTGACGCTGAAGGTGCTGGGCGGCCTGTACCTGCTGTGGCTCGCCTTCGCCCTGTGGCGCACCGCGGACAAGCCGATCACGGTGCCGAAGACGGCGGAGGGCCGGCCGCGCAGCGTCCGCCGGTCCTTCACCCTGGCCGCCGTCACCCAGCTGAGCAACCCGAAGGCGGCGATCGTCTATGGCAGCATCTTCGCCGCCTTCCTGCCGCCGCAGGTGCCGGTGTGGACTTTCGCCGTGCTGCTGCCGGCGATCTTCGCCATCGAGGCCGGCTGGTACAGCATCGTCGCCCTGGTCTTCTCCGCCGACCGGCCGCGCGCCCTCTATCTGCGCTGGAAGCGCTGGTTCGACCGCGCCGCCGGCTCGGTCATGGGCGCGCTGGGCATCCGCCTGATCCTGGGGGCGGGGAAGGTGTGA
- a CDS encoding zinc-dependent alcohol dehydrogenase family protein, producing the protein MKAVVFEQFRQAPTVQTVPDPSPSAEGVVVKVEATGLCRSDWHGWMGHDSDIVLPHVPGHELAGTIVAVGPQVRRWREGQRVTVPFVAGCGHCPECASGNQQVCERQFQPGFTAWGSFAEYVALDFADANLVALPDAIDSATAASLGCRFATSFRAIVDQGRVRGGEWVAVHGCGGVGLSAIMIASALGANVVAVDLTDQKLDLARRLGAAATVNAGGSANVVHEIRDVTGGGAHVSVDALGHPATCMNSIRCLRRRGRHIQVGLMLDDHARPPVPMDRVIAYELEILGSHGMQAFRYRAMLDMIAAGTLAPQQLIGSRISLDEAAVALTQMDRFDGTGISVVTRI; encoded by the coding sequence ATGAAAGCCGTCGTCTTCGAACAGTTCCGCCAGGCGCCGACCGTGCAGACCGTGCCGGACCCGTCGCCATCGGCGGAGGGCGTGGTGGTGAAGGTCGAAGCGACCGGCCTGTGCCGCAGCGACTGGCATGGCTGGATGGGGCACGATTCCGACATCGTGCTGCCGCATGTGCCGGGGCATGAGCTGGCCGGCACCATCGTCGCGGTCGGGCCCCAGGTCCGGCGCTGGCGCGAGGGCCAGCGGGTCACCGTGCCCTTCGTCGCCGGCTGCGGCCATTGCCCGGAATGCGCCAGCGGCAACCAGCAGGTCTGCGAGCGGCAGTTCCAGCCCGGCTTCACCGCCTGGGGCTCCTTCGCCGAATACGTCGCGCTCGACTTCGCCGACGCCAACCTGGTCGCCCTGCCGGACGCGATCGATTCGGCCACCGCGGCCAGCCTGGGCTGCCGCTTCGCCACCTCCTTCCGCGCCATCGTCGACCAGGGCCGGGTGCGGGGCGGGGAATGGGTGGCGGTGCATGGCTGCGGCGGCGTCGGGCTGTCGGCGATCATGATCGCCAGCGCCCTCGGGGCCAATGTCGTGGCGGTCGACCTGACCGACCAGAAGCTCGACCTCGCCCGCCGGCTCGGCGCCGCGGCGACGGTCAATGCCGGCGGCTCGGCGAATGTCGTGCACGAGATCCGCGACGTGACCGGCGGCGGCGCCCATGTCTCGGTCGACGCGCTCGGCCACCCGGCCACCTGCATGAACTCGATCCGCTGCCTGCGCCGGCGCGGCCGGCACATCCAGGTCGGGCTGATGCTGGACGACCACGCCCGCCCGCCGGTGCCGATGGACCGGGTGATCGCCTATGAGCTGGAGATCCTGGGCAGCCACGGCATGCAGGCGTTCCGCTACCGGGCGATGCTGGACATGATCGCGGCCGGCACGCTGGCGCCGCAGCAGCTGATCGGCAGCCGCATCAGCCTGGACGAGGCGGCGGTGGCGCTGACCCAGATGGACCGCTTCGACGGCACCGGCATCAGCGTGGTGACGCGGATCTGA
- a CDS encoding adenylate/guanylate cyclase domain-containing protein, which produces MQDGLPPDWDCRPIADRHRAGLEALGLWLVEATRRPVPLKGLFPGFCERVAQTIVPAWRIHIGLEVLHPEISGTMLVWSDEAIEFRERERQGILQSTGYLTSPTKVVDDTERAYRRRLDGDVSDMPLLQELQQQGSTDYLITPLPFLDTSRTRFLSFATRQPGGFDDDDLKALDTAARLFSPYAERQVWKRIALDLLDTYVGARTSQRIVEGQIERGQVDWIEAAIWLADLRAFTRRSEVHAIGDVVEMLNGWFGDMGAAIEAEGGEILKFIGDAVLAIFPVTQDVDRRTACAAALAAAEAFCARVDATNAERGLTGPDAVDFGIGLHLGEIAYGNIGAARRLDFTVIGPAVNRASRLEELTKTLRRRVLVSEPFRDACGRPLLDLGLHPLRDVEGTHRIFGIA; this is translated from the coding sequence ATGCAAGACGGATTGCCGCCGGACTGGGACTGCCGACCGATCGCCGACAGGCATCGCGCCGGGCTCGAGGCGCTCGGCCTCTGGCTGGTCGAGGCGACGCGTCGGCCGGTGCCGCTGAAGGGCCTGTTCCCGGGATTCTGCGAGCGGGTGGCGCAGACCATCGTCCCGGCCTGGCGCATCCATATCGGGCTCGAGGTGCTGCATCCGGAGATCAGCGGCACCATGCTGGTCTGGAGCGACGAGGCCATCGAGTTCCGGGAGCGGGAGCGCCAGGGCATCCTGCAGAGCACGGGCTATCTGACCAGCCCGACCAAGGTCGTCGACGACACCGAGCGGGCGTATCGCCGGCGGCTCGACGGCGATGTCAGCGACATGCCGCTGCTGCAGGAGCTGCAGCAGCAGGGCTCGACCGACTACCTGATCACGCCGCTGCCCTTCCTGGACACCAGCCGCACCCGCTTCCTGTCCTTCGCCACGCGGCAGCCGGGCGGCTTCGACGACGACGACCTGAAGGCGCTCGACACCGCCGCCCGTCTGTTCAGCCCCTATGCCGAGCGCCAGGTGTGGAAGCGCATCGCGCTCGACCTGCTCGACACCTATGTCGGCGCCCGCACCAGCCAGCGCATCGTCGAGGGCCAGATCGAGCGCGGCCAGGTCGACTGGATCGAGGCGGCGATCTGGCTGGCCGACCTGCGCGCCTTCACCCGGCGCAGCGAGGTCCACGCCATCGGCGACGTGGTCGAGATGCTGAACGGCTGGTTCGGCGACATGGGCGCGGCGATCGAGGCCGAAGGCGGCGAGATCCTGAAGTTCATCGGCGACGCCGTGCTGGCGATCTTCCCGGTGACGCAGGATGTGGACCGCCGCACCGCCTGCGCCGCCGCCTTGGCCGCGGCCGAGGCCTTCTGCGCCCGGGTCGACGCCACCAATGCCGAGCGCGGGCTCACCGGGCCGGACGCGGTCGATTTCGGCATCGGCCTGCATCTTGGCGAGATCGCCTACGGCAATATCGGCGCGGCGCGGCGGCTGGACTTCACCGTGATCGGCCCGGCGGTGAACCGCGCCAGCCGGCTGGAGGAGCTGACCAAGACCCTGCGCCGCCGGGTGCTGGTGTCGGAACCGTTCCGCGACGCCTGCGGCCGCCCGCTGCTCGACCTCGGCCTCCACCCGCTGCGCGACGTCGAGGGCACGCACCGGATTTTCGGGATCGCGTAG